From Streptomyces qinzhouensis, one genomic window encodes:
- a CDS encoding glycine-rich domain-containing protein, with amino-acid sequence MSTAVAVRDPKKLLGEAVWDREIKLLTRDYLMDSVMAGRLLGQAVAYLITAMETMGEGLELGCGELVDVAVHTLILDTANYAAFCEKYNDGQFLHHIPEIDRKADGTVMRTAAVVEQYGFEVDWPLWERDSSKCSPCAQGTSCH; translated from the coding sequence ATGAGTACGGCAGTAGCGGTACGCGATCCGAAAAAACTGTTGGGCGAGGCCGTCTGGGACCGGGAGATCAAGCTCCTGACCCGCGACTACCTCATGGACAGCGTGATGGCAGGCCGACTTCTCGGTCAGGCCGTCGCGTACCTGATCACCGCCATGGAGACCATGGGCGAGGGTCTGGAACTCGGCTGCGGCGAACTCGTCGACGTGGCCGTGCACACGCTCATCCTCGACACGGCGAACTACGCCGCGTTCTGCGAGAAATACAACGACGGACAGTTCCTTCACCACATCCCCGAGATCGACCGCAAGGCCGACGGCACCGTCATGCGGACCGCAGCCGTCGTCGAGCAGTACGGGTTCGAGGTGGACTGGCCGCTGTGGGAGCGGGATTCGTCGAAGTGCTCCCCCTGCGCCCAGGGTACGAGCTGCCACTGA
- a CDS encoding DUF6879 family protein yields MTRTPTFEELFRDCRRTAVHLEMRDTYMKSDQAFIDWRAGVTLDPAERWADWHSIVTEATARGVEVRRARVASTPVSEYIRFEYDVTDGLNIAAGENVRWLSRRDATGLALPGNDFWLFDSSLVLVNHFDGEGENMEVELTDDPEVSRLCDSAFEAVWKLATPHAEFELI; encoded by the coding sequence ATGACGCGGACCCCGACGTTTGAGGAGCTGTTCCGCGACTGCCGGAGGACGGCCGTCCACCTGGAGATGCGCGACACCTACATGAAGTCGGACCAGGCTTTCATCGACTGGCGGGCCGGCGTGACGCTCGACCCCGCCGAGCGCTGGGCCGACTGGCACAGCATCGTCACGGAAGCGACCGCCCGAGGCGTCGAGGTCCGGCGCGCACGAGTCGCCTCCACCCCCGTCAGCGAGTACATCCGCTTCGAGTACGACGTGACGGACGGGCTGAACATCGCCGCCGGTGAGAACGTGCGCTGGCTCTCGCGGCGCGATGCAACAGGTCTGGCGCTTCCGGGGAACGACTTCTGGCTGTTCGACTCCAGCCTCGTGCTCGTCAACCACTTCGACGGCGAAGGCGAGAACATGGAGGTGGAGCTGACGGACGACCCGGAGGTGTCGAGGCTCTGCGACTCCGCGTTCGAGGCCGTGTGGAAGCTGGCAACGCCGCACGCGGAGTTCGAGCTGATCTGA
- a CDS encoding helix-turn-helix domain-containing protein — translation MTSPSSSVEEARKELGQRLARIRDTAGLTKRGLSEMLGWHESKPSRFESGKRAISERDIRAWCSACGNEDAAEELIETARGIEGMYVEWARMEAHGLKRAQESVLPLWERTQRFRIYSPWLIPGPVQTASYIRALLTTIRRRRALIDDVDEAVEVRMEKQKVIHGNHTFAILLEESVLKYRIGCAAVMAGQLGYLMTAMAVPSISIGIIPQDADRSKIWPVEGFFLYDDETVNVELISAHLTVVQKPELAMYAKAFSDLSELAVHGTAARELITTAIGSLE, via the coding sequence ATGACGTCGCCATCTTCAAGCGTCGAGGAAGCCCGTAAGGAGCTCGGTCAGCGCCTTGCCCGTATTCGAGACACCGCCGGACTCACCAAGCGCGGATTGTCCGAAATGCTGGGATGGCACGAGTCGAAGCCGTCGCGCTTCGAAAGCGGCAAACGCGCGATCTCGGAGCGCGATATTCGCGCATGGTGCTCGGCGTGTGGCAACGAAGACGCGGCTGAAGAGCTCATCGAGACGGCCCGCGGAATCGAAGGAATGTACGTCGAGTGGGCCAGAATGGAGGCGCACGGGCTCAAGCGGGCCCAGGAGTCCGTTCTCCCCCTCTGGGAGCGAACCCAGCGATTCCGCATTTACTCCCCTTGGCTGATTCCAGGCCCCGTGCAGACGGCTTCCTACATCCGAGCACTGTTGACCACGATTCGTCGCCGCAGAGCACTCATCGATGACGTGGACGAAGCCGTCGAGGTACGCATGGAAAAGCAGAAGGTTATCCACGGCAACCACACGTTTGCCATCCTCCTCGAAGAGAGTGTGCTGAAGTACCGCATTGGCTGCGCGGCTGTCATGGCAGGTCAACTAGGCTATTTGATGACCGCCATGGCCGTGCCCTCAATAAGCATCGGCATCATCCCCCAAGACGCGGACCGTTCGAAAATCTGGCCGGTCGAGGGGTTCTTTCTCTATGACGACGAGACCGTGAACGTCGAGCTCATCTCAGCACACCTCACTGTCGTGCAGAAGCCTGAACTCGCCATGTATGCGAAGGCGTTCAGCGATTTGTCCGAACTAGCGGTCCATGGAACAGCCGCGCGCGAACTCATCACCACAGCCATCGGTTCTCTGGAGTGA